The Amyelois transitella isolate CPQ chromosome Z, ilAmyTran1.1, whole genome shotgun sequence genome contains a region encoding:
- the LOC106133814 gene encoding rhythmically expressed gene 2 protein-like: MSLRGIRLVTFDATNTLLKFRIPPWSYYTLIAKDYGFTGTEKDVKEKFIDSYNFMWKKFPNFGKRIIPWNKWWQKVIEKTFEGQVPKDKDLAISEILIEEYKSPKLWCVAEGGRYLLNALEKKRIMLGVVSNFDPRLHDILRNVGILKQFKFIITSYEVGCSKPDKQIFIHAMKKFGLSNPKECLHIGNDMRKDYEAAISAEWHALIVPSPENLLTNQSEKSTPAPEHVFPSLQILAKAIERNELKL; the protein is encoded by the coding sequence ATGAGTCTCCGTGGAATCAGATTAGTAACTTTTGATGCAACGAAcaccttattaaaatttcgtaTACCGCCATGGTCTTATTATACACTTATTGCCAAAGATTACGGGTTCACAGGAACTGAAAAagatgtaaaagaaaaattcatcGATTCATACAACTTCATGTGGAAAAAGTTTCCTAACTTTGGTAAACGTATTATACCATGGAACAAATGGTGGCAGAAAGTTATAGAAAAGACTTTTGAAGGTCAAGTGCCCAAGGACAAGGACCTTGCTATTTCAGAAATTCTGATAGAAGAATATAAATCGCCTAAATTATGGTGCGTTGCTGAAGGAGGCCGATACTTGCTTAATGCTCTtgagaaaaaaagaatcatgttGGGAGTTGTTTCCAACTTTGATCCACGCCTGCatgatattttaagaaatgtaggtatattaaagcAATTCAAATTTATCATTACTTCTTATGAGGTTGGATGCAGTAAACCtgataaacaaatattcattCACGCTATGAAGAAATTTGGATTGAGTAATCCGAAAGAATGTCTTCATATTGGAAATGATATGCGGAAGGATTATGAGGCAGCAATAAGTGCTGAATGGCATGCCCTTATTGTGCCTAGCCCTGAAAATCTACTGACAAATCAATCTGAGAAATCTACACCAGCGCCAGAACATGTATTTCCAAGTTTACAAATCTTAGCCAAAGCTATAGAACGAAATGAActaaaactttaa
- the LOC106133860 gene encoding selenoprotein K encodes MAYVKGDGTLVQKNSSIFGWFWAVLNFVYLLIQTLINPNYGKHGDKYVRDFRPPGSGPPKPPTRKFGGFGPSGSGPSPPPMGGCGCGG; translated from the exons ATGGCGTACGTGAAAGGAG atGGCACATTGGTGCAGAAGAATTCCAGCATTTTTGGATGGTTCTGGGCGGTATTAAACTTTGTGTATTTGCT GATTCAAACCTTGATCAACCCTAATTATGGCAAGCATGGAGACAAATACGTGAGGGATTTCAGACCACCTGGCAGTGG GCCTCCAAAACCGCCCACGAGAAAATTCGGCGGCTTCGGTCCATCCGGCTCTGGACCATCGCCACCACCAATGGGAGGATGCGGCTGTGGGGGTTAA